A stretch of Ischnura elegans chromosome 4, ioIscEleg1.1, whole genome shotgun sequence DNA encodes these proteins:
- the LOC124157649 gene encoding electron transfer flavoprotein regulatory factor 1 isoform X2, producing MSQRSEVIRLYKTLLHLGRDYPKGFDYFKTRLKSAFMKNKDVEDPGQIKAMIARGEFVVKEIEALYMLRKYRTLKKRYYES from the exons ATGTCGCAAAGGTCGGAGGTAATTCGGCTGTATAAAACT TTACTTCACCTTGGTCGTGATTATCCTAAGGGCTTTGATTACTTCAAAACCCGCTTGAAAAGTGCTTTTATGAAGAATAAGGATGTGGAAGACCCGGGACAGATAAAGGCCATGATTGCAAGAGGAGAATTCGTTGTTAAAGAAATAGAAGCTCTCTATATGCTTCGTAAATATCGTACTCTGAAGAAACGCTATTACGAGTCTTGA
- the LOC124157649 gene encoding electron transfer flavoprotein regulatory factor 1 isoform X1, with product MGLVHHHAQLVYLITKSVIMSQRSEVIRLYKTLLHLGRDYPKGFDYFKTRLKSAFMKNKDVEDPGQIKAMIARGEFVVKEIEALYMLRKYRTLKKRYYES from the exons TGGGATTGGTGCATCATCATGCACAACTTGTGTATCTTATCACAAAGAGT gTGATAATGTCGCAAAGGTCGGAGGTAATTCGGCTGTATAAAACT TTACTTCACCTTGGTCGTGATTATCCTAAGGGCTTTGATTACTTCAAAACCCGCTTGAAAAGTGCTTTTATGAAGAATAAGGATGTGGAAGACCCGGGACAGATAAAGGCCATGATTGCAAGAGGAGAATTCGTTGTTAAAGAAATAGAAGCTCTCTATATGCTTCGTAAATATCGTACTCTGAAGAAACGCTATTACGAGTCTTGA